From a region of the Pseudomonadaceae bacterium SI-3 genome:
- a CDS encoding maltose ABC transporter permease MalG, with translation MAMVQPKSVKYRLWLTHAGLLAFVALIVFPLLMVVSISFREGNFATGSLLPDNPTLEHWSLALGIPYVHENGEVSNPPFPVLTWLWNSMKIALISSLLILMLSTTSAYAFARLRFGGKSPILKGMLIFQMFPPVLTLVAIYALFDQLGEHISWLGVNTHGAVIIASLGGMALHIWTIKGYFESIDGSLEEAAIVDGATTWQAFVHILLPMSVPILAVVFILAFITSVTEYPIASVLLMDVDKLTLSVGAQQYLYDQNYLWGDFAAAAVLSGLPITAVFLYCQKWIVGGLTAGGVKG, from the coding sequence ATGGCCATGGTTCAACCAAAATCCGTCAAATACCGCCTCTGGCTGACGCACGCAGGCTTGCTCGCTTTTGTCGCGCTGATCGTGTTCCCACTGCTGATGGTGGTGTCGATCTCCTTCCGGGAGGGCAACTTCGCCACTGGCAGTCTGCTGCCCGACAACCCAACGCTGGAGCATTGGTCGCTGGCGCTGGGCATCCCTTACGTCCATGAAAATGGCGAAGTCAGCAACCCGCCGTTCCCCGTGCTGACCTGGCTGTGGAACTCGATGAAGATCGCGCTGATCAGCTCGCTGCTGATCCTCATGCTTTCGACCACCAGCGCCTATGCCTTTGCGCGGCTGCGCTTCGGTGGCAAGAGTCCGATTCTCAAGGGCATGCTGATCTTCCAGATGTTTCCACCGGTGCTGACGCTGGTGGCCATTTACGCCTTGTTCGACCAGTTGGGCGAACACATCAGCTGGCTGGGCGTTAACACCCACGGCGCCGTGATCATCGCCTCGCTGGGTGGCATGGCGCTGCATATCTGGACCATCAAGGGCTACTTCGAAAGCATCGACGGCTCGCTGGAAGAGGCGGCCATCGTCGATGGCGCCACCACCTGGCAGGCCTTCGTGCACATCTTGCTACCCATGAGCGTGCCGATTCTGGCGGTGGTGTTCATCCTCGCCTTCATCACCAGTGTCACCGAGTACCCCATTGCCTCGGTGCTGTTGATGGATGTAGACAAGCTCACCTTGTCGGTCGGTGCGCAACAGTACCTCTACGATCAAAACTACCTCTGGGGCGACTTCGCTGCGGCGGCGGTGCTCTCCGGACTGCCGATCACCGCGGTGTTCCTGTATTGCCAGAAGTGGATCGTCGGCGGGCTCACAGCCGGAGGCGTAAAGGGGTAA
- a CDS encoding HTH-type transcriptional regulator MalT: MNAAIPAPLPLIPAKLNMPLLPRGLLARPRLDEWFQRLGEVRLAVLHAPSGFGKTTLACQWARAFEGRVAWLQLHPGDNDPLQLGRYLLHALDAQLEHGCPRSLLLAGQGREAFDTLLTHLLAELPGEHEPLLLVLDDFETLYTAEVIAALRFFLRNMPSWMTLLVCSRGLPELGVADLRVKHQLLTVDAQHLAFETDEVQALLDLGLPVSINREQIERLNRRIGGWPCALQLVLQEVQTGRGMDLFLENLQLGHPYIRDYMREQVVANLGASTLDFLQATCLLDRFNAALADRLTQGSNARGMLEQLERNGLFLQSLDGLRQWYAYHPLFATFVLGELRTHQPQRLSDLHLRAAEALMAENLPEEAARHAVQAGCPTRVGEVLERHGRQFYRQGRLELLQQCLETLPEAVIAGSPLLTLLQAWVSQNSYQFDQVERWFKAGEEALQQSCSEDDWARIVGEFNAVRAQVAMNRGDEEQAIALAREALVREPLIMRTSKVAALSGLAEAHFVQGLLPQAQKQYEEAERRAREIRASHLVVWNLGQLSEIAIAQGYLQKAYSLQERAIQYVEQADLQATPIMEFIYRVRGQVLLEWHHLDAAEQCALQGIQILEDVGDRWLLQCYALLAGIAHARGQQSACADYIGKIQSMLADDNYHVDWLANAHAVMLSYWDSTQDKTAIQQWLLTAPTLERGLNHFAQYNGRNHARAHLSLKQPDKALPILRQLQIDAEQHGLIMDLNRNHILLAQLHWLREERQQALDNLQLALTLASSTGAIGSFLRVGKLLIAMLKALQHERRLDELEAQRADRLIQLAQQQRDFSRAIRITLDEAVIQDIINRPDVPELIRHSPLTRREWQVLSLIHAGQSNEQIAEHLNVAPTTIKTHIRSLYQKLNITHRNEAVQLARSLLSKIQGE; this comes from the coding sequence ATGAACGCCGCAATACCTGCACCCTTGCCGCTGATACCGGCGAAGCTGAACATGCCGCTGTTGCCGCGCGGTCTGTTGGCGCGGCCACGCCTTGACGAGTGGTTTCAGCGTCTTGGCGAGGTGCGGCTGGCTGTACTGCACGCACCGAGCGGTTTCGGCAAGACGACCCTGGCGTGCCAGTGGGCAAGGGCGTTCGAGGGTCGTGTCGCCTGGTTGCAGCTGCATCCGGGCGACAATGATCCGCTGCAGCTTGGCCGCTATCTGCTTCACGCCCTCGACGCTCAGTTGGAGCATGGGTGTCCCCGCAGTCTCTTGCTGGCCGGTCAGGGCCGGGAGGCTTTCGATACGCTGCTTACGCATCTGCTGGCCGAATTGCCGGGCGAGCACGAACCGCTGCTGCTGGTACTGGATGATTTCGAAACGCTGTACACCGCAGAAGTCATCGCTGCGCTGCGCTTCTTCCTGCGCAACATGCCGAGCTGGATGACGCTATTGGTCTGCAGTCGCGGCCTGCCGGAACTGGGCGTGGCGGATCTACGGGTCAAGCATCAGCTGCTTACCGTCGACGCTCAGCACCTGGCCTTCGAAACCGACGAAGTTCAGGCACTGCTGGATCTGGGCCTGCCGGTTTCGATCAACCGTGAGCAGATCGAGCGCTTGAACCGGCGTATCGGCGGCTGGCCGTGCGCATTGCAGCTGGTTCTGCAGGAAGTGCAGACGGGCCGTGGCATGGACCTGTTTCTGGAAAACCTGCAGCTCGGCCATCCGTATATTCGCGATTACATGCGTGAGCAGGTCGTTGCCAATCTGGGCGCAAGCACGCTGGATTTCCTCCAGGCGACCTGTCTGCTGGATCGCTTTAACGCAGCGCTGGCCGACCGACTGACTCAGGGGAGCAATGCTCGCGGGATGCTCGAGCAATTGGAGCGTAACGGGCTCTTCCTGCAGTCGCTGGATGGCCTTCGTCAGTGGTATGCCTACCACCCATTGTTCGCCACCTTTGTGCTTGGCGAACTGCGCACCCATCAGCCTCAGCGGCTATCGGATCTGCACCTGCGTGCGGCCGAAGCGCTGATGGCGGAAAACCTGCCGGAAGAGGCCGCGCGGCATGCGGTACAGGCCGGCTGCCCGACCCGCGTCGGCGAAGTGCTGGAGCGCCACGGCCGGCAGTTCTACCGTCAGGGCCGCCTTGAGCTGCTGCAGCAATGCCTGGAAACACTGCCGGAGGCGGTTATCGCCGGCTCGCCGCTGTTGACCCTGCTGCAGGCCTGGGTGTCGCAGAATTCCTACCAGTTCGATCAGGTCGAGCGCTGGTTCAAGGCCGGCGAAGAGGCCCTGCAGCAGAGCTGTTCGGAAGACGACTGGGCGCGCATCGTTGGCGAATTCAACGCCGTTCGCGCTCAGGTAGCGATGAACCGTGGTGATGAAGAGCAGGCAATCGCCCTGGCACGGGAAGCCTTGGTACGTGAGCCGTTGATCATGCGCACCTCGAAGGTTGCAGCCCTCTCGGGCCTGGCCGAGGCGCACTTCGTTCAGGGCTTGTTGCCGCAGGCGCAGAAGCAGTATGAAGAGGCCGAACGCCGTGCCCGCGAGATTCGCGCCTCGCACCTGGTGGTGTGGAATCTCGGCCAGCTTTCTGAAATCGCCATCGCCCAGGGCTATCTACAGAAGGCCTATTCGCTGCAGGAACGGGCGATCCAGTACGTCGAACAGGCCGACCTGCAGGCGACCCCGATCATGGAGTTCATCTACCGCGTGCGTGGTCAGGTGCTGCTTGAGTGGCACCATCTGGATGCCGCCGAGCAGTGCGCGCTGCAGGGCATCCAGATACTTGAAGACGTCGGTGACCGCTGGCTGCTGCAGTGTTACGCGCTGCTGGCCGGGATCGCCCATGCGCGCGGTCAGCAGAGCGCCTGCGCGGACTACATAGGCAAGATCCAGAGCATGCTCGCTGACGACAATTACCATGTCGACTGGCTCGCCAATGCCCATGCGGTAATGCTCAGCTACTGGGACTCCACCCAGGACAAGACCGCGATCCAGCAATGGCTGCTGACAGCGCCAACCCTCGAGCGCGGCCTCAATCACTTCGCCCAGTACAACGGCCGCAACCACGCGCGAGCCCACCTTTCGCTGAAGCAGCCGGACAAGGCCCTGCCGATCCTCAGGCAGCTGCAAATCGATGCGGAGCAGCACGGCTTGATCATGGACTTGAACCGCAACCACATCCTGCTTGCGCAACTGCACTGGCTGCGGGAAGAGCGTCAGCAGGCGCTGGATAACCTGCAGCTGGCGTTGACCCTGGCGAGCAGCACGGGTGCCATCGGCAGCTTTCTGCGCGTCGGTAAGCTGCTGATCGCCATGCTCAAGGCGTTGCAGCATGAGCGTCGGCTCGACGAACTCGAAGCGCAGCGCGCCGACCGGCTGATCCAACTGGCGCAACAGCAGCGCGACTTCAGCCGGGCGATCCGCATCACCCTCGACGAAGCGGTGATTCAGGACATCATCAACCGCCCGGATGTGCCGGAGCTGATCCGCCATTCGCCGCTGACGCGCCGAGAGTGGCAGGTGCTGAGCCTGATCCACGCGGGGCAGTCCAACGAGCAGATTGCGGAACACCTGAATGTCGCGCCGACGACGATCAAAACGCACATCCGCAGTCTGTATCAGAAGCTCAACATCACCCATCGCAACGAGGCCGTGCAGCTGGCCCGCAGCCTGCTGAGCAAAATCCAGGGCGAATAG